The Chionomys nivalis chromosome 4, mChiNiv1.1, whole genome shotgun sequence genome contains the following window.
ggagttctggccagacatcatgagaaggtgcaccatttcagcagctggtacccaaaaactgGTCTTATAGTAACGCTATCAGCATCACAATGTCATCTCAACCAGGTGGAgtggttgctgtggggccccatcttcttcctgaaaacttcaaagattgctgcaggaaaaggatctgtaggaaagTCTATTGTTCATCATGTAAaccttaaacattattcatagagACATACATTCAatatgagccgggtggtggtggtgcacgcctttaatcccagcactcgggaggcagaggcaggcggatctctgtgagttcgaggccagcctggtctacaaagggagttccaggacaggctccaaagttacagagaaaccctgtctcgaaaaacaaaacaaaacaaaaacaaacaaaaaaaaaaggaatatggtatagacaaaatagacatggagaaagtgcaatttttcctaaagtctttcttctgtcccataccagatggctcctgatatgagacagaaactctaaatGTTCCTTTTAATAACACACTTGGATTTAGAGAGGGACAGAGCCATTGTTCAACTCCAAAACCagtgcaatatatatatattgagcgAATATATATACAAGCTAAACCCCTTCCACAATGTAGcatatctcctggtttccattgtgaggtcatcATAGCCTTGAAATACATTGGTTGATTTAATTTAGAAGTTTTTCCATTATCCAGTGCCTCTGTGTTGCTGTTGTtactttctcattagcgttaagaaaattcaaggttaataaagcattatgcaatctatttctggggggtattttccatccctttctgtttgtttagcatatcctttatagtttgatttgatctttctataattgcctgacctgtaggattatttggtatgcctataatgtgttttatattataataggcaaaaaaacatttcatttttttaggtACATaagctggaccattgtctgtctttatttgtgcaggaatacccatgatggccataacttctaataaatgcatgattactgagtcagccttttctgaactcaaggcagttgcccattgaaaacctgagtaCCTGTCTATAGtgttttaatttaccaaattctgcaaagtggaacacatccatctgccagatttcattcctttgagtacctgcaggcaatggtgtttggttatagtaagagcaagtaggacatctctttataatctccttagcatGTTGCCATGCAAtaggaaactctttctttaaacctttgctattgacatgatgtttttaatgaaattctgaggcctgcaatattctttaaatcaataattgatcaatttctgcattaccttgtgctagaggacctggcagacctgcatggaatcagatgtgtgttatatgtatagGATAAAGCCTATTCCtaattatgtcttgcacctgaatgaataatgaagtcaattttgtattatctggtataaatttagcggtttcaatatgcaagacaactctttctgcatattgtgaatcagtaacaatattgagaggttctttaaaatccctgaGTACCATAAGAATAGtgtataattctgccttctggacagaattataagggctttgttccaccttactttgttggaggagagctgcttgtaGGTTttcggccacccggctagcttagacctgaaataatcacacagaaactgattggcccattagctctatcttcttattggctaactcttacatattaatttaaccaatttctatttatctgtgtatcaccacatggctgtggcttaccaggtaaagttcccagcgtctgtctccagcagctccatagcttctctctgactctgcccttctttctcccagcacacagcctagctttcccctcctagttctgttcttccctgccacaggttcaaagcagttctttattcattaaccaataaaagcaacacatagacagaaggacctcccataccgttacttaattcttctgatttgtaacctgccttccctgatttatttgcatcaatataaaatgtacaggctccagttattggcaCATAATGTACAATTtgggggaagaatccaagaagttctctttataaggttaagtctagctgggcggtggtggcgcacgcctttaatcccagcactcgggaggcagaggcaggcggatctctgggaattcgaggccagcctggtctacaagagctagttctgggacgggcaccaaaactacagagaaaccctgtctcgaaaataaaaaaaaaaaaaaaaaaaaaaaaaggttaagtctatcacttttgggataattgctattgatttctccaaaaaaaattagcatgagctctttgccatggttcattgtcttcccataactttttaatttcaatagtagtgaaaggcactataatctctgctgggtctgtacctgctaattgacaaagcctcaatttaccttttataattaatttagagactttttccatataggtttttagttttttacttggtttatgtggtaaaaagatccattctaagataatatcctccctctgcattagaattcCTATAGGAGAAATTctgaaaggcaatatgactagaatacaattaagatttgaattcaccttatccacatgtgcctcctgtaatttctcctcaacaattgtcaattccttttctgcttcagctgttaatttccTGGGACTAtgtaaatctttatcaccatctaaagtttcatttaaatgaactattaggtcagctgttatcccaacagctggttgtaAGCTGGAAATGTTTCCcagtaatctttgaaagtcattaagagtccacaaaATGCTGTCTactcatcttgtgctttgttttacctgagatagggctccaattcctaggaactgaacgtctacctcttgaagaggccaattcggatgccaagattctgaagtAATGATAGTTACATCCGCACTCATGTCTAGTAGGCGTTCAataaaaaatgccatttatacacattcttagctttggtctttgatcatttatagaagtctgccagaatatatgtttcctatgtCCTAATtgagtttttgactcatcctccacatttatttgatcatccagaacagtattgttttttacagtaggcagtagatttttaaaaaatttttggtgagacacattctccacagtaactgggaatgactggaccgtGTTTGTCATGGGGGCCTAAATGTCTCTCaaacgaagaatggataaggaaaatgtggtaatttacacaatggagtactacacagcagaaaaaaaataactacagcttgaattttgcaggaaaatggatggagctagaaaacatcattttgagtgaggtaacccagacacagaaagacagtgatcacatgtactcactcataggtggtttttaaacataaagcaaagaaaaatcagcctacaaatcacaatcccagagaacctagacaataatgaggacactaagagagacttacatagatctagtctacatgggaagtagaaagtagaaaaagacaagatgttctcagtaaattgggagcgtggggaccttgggggaggattgaagggggaggggagaggcagggaggagagcagagaaaaatgtagagctcaataaaaaatcaataaaaaataaaaataaacttgcgGACTCGCCCAAGGGTGGGCATGGGCTCCTCTAGGGAGAGCACAATCAATTATCTTAGTTACATAAGCCATTTTAGTGGCTCTCGTTATGTTTCAGAAGGTTGACTACAATCCTTTTGTTCatcctttctcctttgtcttttgtAAGTGAAATTATAGGATGTTCCAGAGATGTCTTATGTGAAATCATACTCTGACAACAGGAAACCAGGAGCCAATAGAGCAGCAAAGGGCTTGAGAGCTTGGAAGGAAGACTGCCTGCAGTAGCTGAGGACGGGCAGGGGCTCCTTCCCCGTTTCCTGTCCCataattttccatctttgtatcCAGCCTTAATAATATTACTATGAgatgtgccgggcagtggtgacacacgcctttaatcccaccacttgggaggcagaggcaggcagagatctgtgagtctgaagctagcctgatctacaaagcaaattccggGAGAGtcagggctgtgacacagagaaaccctatcttgaaaaaaaaaaattgccatgaGATATGTGAAACAGTTTCACTTCCAAGTGGGAATATtaccaggaatttttttttttttgtaggtggTGACAGTGGACTGGATGGGTTAGGAGGACCAAATATACAACTAGGAAGCCCGGATAAGAAAAAACGCAAGGGCAGTACACAGGTAAATtgactttcttttgtcttttaaaattatttgtttatttctaaggtctgtttgtgtgtgtctgtgtgcatgtgagggCAGGTAcccagggagaccagaagagggcgtcctACCTAAGTCACAGGTAGTTGGGAGCCACCAGaaatgtgtgctgggaattgaacttgggtcctctggaaaaacagtgaatgctcttaaccactgagccgtctctgcagGCCCAATGTTCTCCTTAGTAACAGTTCTCACTTGTTGGCCTGGTCAGATGGATAAGTGAATTTTTACATTTGGCCAGGTcctttgcttcctgtctgctTCAGAGCCTAATGAAGGGTTCTGCACTCCCTGTGCTGCTTGTCAGTCTATCCTGTACTTCtatgtaaagatttttaaataattttaacttgAAGTAATTTCTCTGCTGTTGTAGTAATCAATATTGTGTGGCTATCATGAAGTAATTAATCATAGAGAAAGTCTCCTTTATTGTAACTTGTGGttgtaataaaaattatacatgTAGGCCTTTAtgcttttcaatttattttcttgttcatggttttattaatatgtgtatgagtgtttgcatgTACCATGCAACATGTACAtggtctgtgtaccatgtgtgtgcagtacccttggaaagccagcagagggcactgaaTCACCTGGAACTGATTTACACATGTTTGTAGGTGCTGTGTGGGTGTTTGGAGctaaaccccagtcctctgcccAAGCAGCATAgagcactgagccctctctctggccCTACGTTATGGTTTCAGTTGCTATCAACTGAAGTACTCGTCTGGTGATAATGAGTAGGAGTTACTTTGAGTCTATTATAGTTTGTTTCCCTTTTGGTCACTGTCTGTTATATCTGAAGCCataacaattatttttctattaagagAGGTAGAGATTAAAGCTTTGAGAATGCTTTAATTGTGGCTCCCttgacattaaaaacaaaaacaaaaaaaaaacggggGGAGCCCTTGGACTCTGTTTACCGTTATCCAGCTTCCTGGCTGGGGGTAAGAAGAGTTGTGATTAGAATACTTTAGTGTTTTAAGAGAGAATTTAGCTTTAGACAAGCGATACATGAAAGCTGTGCTAggctttttaaaatgatgtttttagacacaggttcaattcccagcacccacatggcagctcacagttgtctgtaactcagtatctgacacctttacatcaatgtacataaaataaaaatttaaaaaaatgatgtttttatttcatgtgtatgagtgacggtttacatatatgtctgtgtaccacatgcatttCTGGTGCCTGTGAGACCAGGAgagtcatcagatcccctggatctggagttgcaggcagttgtgagccaccagatgagtgctgggaatggaacaggggtcttctggaagagcagccagtgttcttaacagatgagccatctctccagccaatgataggcttttttttttttgagagttaaaTGGAATTTGAAATAGCAGTGGGTTTGAGCTAGAAAAACATGCCTCATTTCCATTCCTaaacatgcattttaaaaatgatttaacttGATTTTCGATTCTTTGTATCTGTGATATTGTGGGTATGCAGTGCTGgtagaggcctgaagagggcgtcagatcccctgaagctgggcttacagatagttgtgagccacatgcTGGGTaacaaatttgggtcctctagaagagcagtcagtgcttttaactactcatctctccagccccatatatatatatatttagtaagtatatatattatacttaaTTACatgtgataatatatatatattatcacatGTAATTAAGCATAAACATTTGGGATGGCAGTTGAAAATACTAAATTTTCTTAGTGCTGTAAGAGAAAGCCAGGTTCTGGGTGCTGAGAGCAACTGTTAACCTGACCTCTTGCATCAAGACTACTTTTCCTTTGCATTCTCTTCGCAGGGACCTTCCTTTCCTCCATTGTCTgagtatgcaccaccacccaaTCCAAACTCCGACCATCTAGTGGCCGCCAACCCTTTCGATGACAACTATAACACCATTTCCTATAAACCACTGCCTTCGTCCAATCCCTACCTTAACCCCGGTTATCCAGGCTTTGGAGGCTACAGCACATTCAGAATGCCACCCCACGTCCCCGCAAGAATGTCTTCCCCCTACTGTGGTCCTTACTCACTCAGGAATCAACCACATCCATTTCCTCAGAATCCCTTGGGCATGGGCTTTAACCGGCCGCATGCTTTTAACTTCGGGCCACATGATAATCCGAGTTTCGGAAGCCCACCTTACAATAATGTGCTGACTCAGGACATGAACATGCCTGGTCAGCATTTTAGACAGAGCTCTGCTGAGAACTTCAGTCAGATTCCCCCACAGAATCCTGGCCAGGTATCTAACCCTGACCTGGCATCTAATTTTGTCCCTGGAAATAATTCAAATTTTACCTCTCCGTTAGAACCTAATCATTCTTTTATTCCACCCCCAAACGCGTTTGGTCAAGCGAAAGCGCCACCTCCCAAACAAGACTTTCCCCAAGGAGCAACCAAAACCACGAGTCAGAATTCCTCCGCTCACCCGCCTCACTTAAATATGGAGGATACAGTCAGTCAGAGTAACGCTGAATTAAAAAATGTCAACAGAAACAATGCCGTGCAAGAGAACAGCCGTTCGGGTAGTGCAGAGGCCACCAACAGCCACGCCAATGGGACCCAGAACAAGCCTCGGCAGCCCAGGGGCTCAGCCGACCTGTGCACCACCGACAAAAGCCGCAAGTTCTCCCTGCACCCCAGCCGCCATGGCCATTCGTCTTCTGACCCGGTGTACCCGTGTGGGATTTGTACGAATGAAGTGAATGACGATCAGGATGCCATCCTGTGTGAGGCCTCTTGTCAGAAATGGTTTCATCGCATCTGCACTGGAATGACGGAGACAGCCTACGGGCTCCTGACGGCTGAGGCCTCGGCAGTGTGGGGCTGCGATACGTGCATGGCTGACAAGGATGTCCAGCTCATGCGCACTAGAGAAGCCTTTGGTCCACCTGCTGTGGGTGGCGACGCCTAACCACGGCTGTCGCCTACCGTGGGTTCCTTTTTCTGTGTAGAACGGGGATTTGGTGACATGGGATTTTAATGTTCGACATTTTTTGAGatggcacacacaaaaatactacATCTTAGTTCTTACTAACGTTGTGCTTCATTTCATTGTTGTGTTTGTTGTCTTAAATGAGAttaatgtgtgtgggggtgctctAGAGACACctataaataaatgttcattgtTATTTATCATAAACATAAAAGCCTCTTGAAGCTTCAAAATAGTGTATGACAAAGGTAGGCAAGTTTTAACTTTCACAAGTTAGTCAGTAAAGATATCTATTTCACCGCTAAATTTTGACCATACGACAGTACACATTTAGGTCAAGAGTAGACTGATTTAACGTGTTATCTGAATACAATCTGTGTAGTGATAATATGGGGAGGTGTATGTTTAAtggattttaatgtttttttttttttttttttttggtttttcaagacagggtttctctgtggttttggagcctgtcctggaactagctctgtagaccaggctggtctcgaactcacagagatctgcctgcctctgcctcccaagtgctgggattaaaggcgtgcgccaccaccgcccggctaatgtttttttttaatgttagaaTTTGACACCTGATCCTTCCTCTGTAAGGGTCTTTGAAATCTGCAAGTTTCATTGTTTGAATCAGTCTTTGCAGGATATCTGTGtaggacagacagacatgggtCATGGCATAGAGTCTATTCCCAGTAGTTATTGCTCATTACCGGTGGGCTGTGCCTCATGAAATTGCTAATCTTAGCTCACTTAATAACGTTAGCATAAGGTATGCTTCCCAGTGTGCCGGTTAGAATTAGGCTGGCATTACACTCAGTTTTTAACttattaggttttttttgttgttgttgttaatgtccCCCATATGATAATGTAGTAGCTTTAGAATTGTGAGCTCTTTCTTCTACATGCTTTTTAACTGGGACATGCtgcacagagaaaaacagaagcatCAGTGTGATCTTAGCATGCTCTATGTTCTGCTGCTCTGagaaccaagcagtggtggtttcgggggttctggagatctgagcTTGCAAAAGGAGCCTAAGCGAAGTTCAGAGTCCATTTTAAGTGAAGGCCAGGGAAGAGCCAAGGCCAAAAGTTTCTTGAGGCTGTGCTTCAGGCTTAGTAGTTTTTGCTGTAACTGGGGACAGCAAGACAATGCACCCGAGAGGACCTTCCCTC
Protein-coding sequences here:
- the Pygo1 gene encoding pygopus homolog 1; the protein is MSAEQDKEPIALKRVRGGDSGLDGLGGPNIQLGSPDKKKRKGSTQGPSFPPLSEYAPPPNPNSDHLVAANPFDDNYNTISYKPLPSSNPYLNPGYPGFGGYSTFRMPPHVPARMSSPYCGPYSLRNQPHPFPQNPLGMGFNRPHAFNFGPHDNPSFGSPPYNNVLTQDMNMPGQHFRQSSAENFSQIPPQNPGQVSNPDLASNFVPGNNSNFTSPLEPNHSFIPPPNAFGQAKAPPPKQDFPQGATKTTSQNSSAHPPHLNMEDTVSQSNAELKNVNRNNAVQENSRSGSAEATNSHANGTQNKPRQPRGSADLCTTDKSRKFSLHPSRHGHSSSDPVYPCGICTNEVNDDQDAILCEASCQKWFHRICTGMTETAYGLLTAEASAVWGCDTCMADKDVQLMRTREAFGPPAVGGDA